A window of [Clostridium] innocuum genomic DNA:
GGAGGAGTATCCAGCTTCCTACTCTGATACGGATGTGTAAGGTATTGGGTGTACCTATCTTACATTTTGAAGATTGTATCCGAAAGGATGACGCTGCATGATCTCCGGATCAGCGAAGAAGGTGATGCTCATAGGAGTAGCCTTCTTTCTCGTGATCATGATGTTTGCGGCGGTCGGTATCGGAGGTGGCAGTACCGAAGATGATATCGATCTTTCGACTTCCCTATTGAGTGAAGCAGTCGAAAGATATCGTCCCTATGTGACGAAAAGAGCAGAGGTCTATGACATGGCGGATCATGTCGAATTGATCCTCTGTGTGATGGAAGTGGAATCTCATGGTGAAGGTATGGACCCGATGCAGGCTGCAGAGGGTCCTTTTAACAAGAAATATCCAAAGGTACCCAATGGCATCCGTGATCCTGAATATTCCATAGATTGCGGGATACAGGAGCTGCGCTCCGTATTGAAGAAAGCAGGAGTGAAATCCGGAGAAGATAAGGAAAGGATAAAGGTGGCTTTGGCCGGATATAATTTTGGAAGTGGCTATATCGAATGGGTCGATGCGAACAAAGGTGGAAAATGGACATTAGAGAATGCGAAAGAATTTTCTGCAATGATGGCAGCCAAAATGGGATGGTCTGTTTATGGCGATCCGAACTATGTCGATAAGGTCATGGAATATTACGAAACAGCTGCTATCGGGATCGAAGGAAAAGATGCTTTTTTAGTACCGATGAAGAGTTATACACTGACGAGCAGTGTAGGACAACGAAGTCTCGGAGATTATCACTATGGAACGGATATCGATGGAGGCTATGGCGCAAATATCTATGCACCTGCCGCAGGGATCGTCTATGAGGTATCTAACGATTGTCCGCCAAGCGATGGTTATTTGGGGAATTCCTGTCCCTATAGCGGAGGCTATATCGGTGGTGGAAATTACGTCATGCTGAAGGTCACCAACAAGAAAGAAGATTATTATATCTTCTTATGCTATATGAAAAGGACCCTAGTCAGCAAGGGACAGAAAGTAAAGAAAGGCCAAAAGATCGGCGAACAGGGACATAGCGGTAACAGCACGGCATCGCATCTACATATCGAGATCCACAAAGGGACTGCGCATATCGCAACGAAGGATGGACTCGTCGATCCTGAGAAGATCATGAACTTTAAAAAACGATGAGGAAATGGAAGGTGATCCGAATTGATAAAGAAGAAGGATGTCATCCTATCAGCCGTATGCATCTGTCTGGGTGCAGGAATAGGGTTTGGTACGAAAAGTATGCTTATGGAAGAAAAAGAACAGGAGCCTGCAGTTTCAGAGGTCCAAAAGCAGAGGAACTCTACGAAGGATGATAGTGAAGAAAAGACAAAGCTAGTAGATGCAGAGCAGAAGGAAGCTCCTGAGCGTTATACAGAACCGGCAGTACGATATATCAAGGTGATGAAGAGCGGAAGCTCAACAGATATCTATTACGAGCGTCTGGATAAAGTAAAGGATATACTGAGTGACAGCATGTATGAGACGTTGTCCCCTGAGATGAGCAAGGAGGAAATACAAGCCGAAAAAGAACAGGCTGCAAAGGTAGATAAGGATTCTATCACGAAAACGAAGATCACAGATACACGATACAGTTATCGATGGAAGAAAGAAGGAAGCTACGAAGTCTCTGTGATCTATACACAGCGCGTCACACGAGGAGATTTCAGCGATCAAGAACGATATCTGTGCCGTATGGAGGTTACGAAAAAAGATAAACGATATATCATCACGAACATATATGAAGACAGCGCTTTGTCTGATGGTCTATATTGAATATGACATTTTGATGAATATCAATATATAGAGTGACAGGAGGTGGTTCAGTTGTTTATCAAGATCTGTGAGTATATCTATGAGAATATCGTAATGATATTTATATTAAATAACGGTATATGGCTTTGCCTTCTCTTTGATGATCAGCCAGAGTGGGATCTCGACCTCGGTCCCCGAATAAACAATCTATCTTTTAAAATAGAATACGAAACGAGATGTCCGATCACATATATCTATTCATTCATACGTTTTTTCTATATTTTGATCGTTGTAGTTTGGCTTTTGTATATAGTGTTTAGTATTCTAATCTATATCATAGGTTTGATTTTCTTTTTTCAAGTAATGATGTAAAACGACTATACTTTATCTTAGAACTGAGAATAAAGTTTTTAGTATTTTCATCACTTCATAAATTCCACCCTCGAAGAAAAAGTGTCTCAAACGAAAATACTCGCTACAACGACCGGAAAAGCCTTGTAGAAGGCTTTTCTCATTTTTAGATAAAGATTTATATATATCATGACAAAACGATGCTCTGAAGCTTTGAAATAAAGTTTGAAATTAGAATTAAACTATGAATAAAAGTCTATATAAACAAGTCGCGTACGAGCTTGTGTATAGATAAGAGAGCGCTGCTCTGATAGCGTATGGCAATCTATCAGTGCTATCTTCAGACATAAAAAAATAAAGAAAGGAATCATAAAATGGAACTCGACC
This region includes:
- a CDS encoding peptidoglycan DD-metalloendopeptidase family protein, which encodes MISGSAKKVMLIGVAFFLVIMMFAAVGIGGGSTEDDIDLSTSLLSEAVERYRPYVTKRAEVYDMADHVELILCVMEVESHGEGMDPMQAAEGPFNKKYPKVPNGIRDPEYSIDCGIQELRSVLKKAGVKSGEDKERIKVALAGYNFGSGYIEWVDANKGGKWTLENAKEFSAMMAAKMGWSVYGDPNYVDKVMEYYETAAIGIEGKDAFLVPMKSYTLTSSVGQRSLGDYHYGTDIDGGYGANIYAPAAGIVYEVSNDCPPSDGYLGNSCPYSGGYIGGGNYVMLKVTNKKEDYYIFLCYMKRTLVSKGQKVKKGQKIGEQGHSGNSTASHLHIEIHKGTAHIATKDGLVDPEKIMNFKKR